The Alicyclobacillus vulcanalis genome has a window encoding:
- the folP gene encoding dihydropteroate synthase, whose translation MTVVMGILNVTPDSFSDGGRYLDPEAAVARALEMEAEGAGIVDIGAESTRPGHTPLTPDEEWRRLEPVLARLAGQLRVPISVDTYHAETARRAAEYGIAIVNDVSMLADPDMPAVVRQYGLRYVLMHTRREVLPGLPVSAMVEEIRRPLARLLEAGVPARDIVIDPGVGFGKTREQDLACLAEIGRFKALGHPVLVGASRKRVVGHALGGVPVEERLAGSLAVVAHACMAGVDVVRVHDVRESVRVVRMMEAILTHGASAS comes from the coding sequence GTGACGGTGGTCATGGGCATCTTGAACGTGACGCCGGACTCGTTTTCGGACGGCGGGCGTTACCTGGACCCTGAGGCGGCGGTGGCGCGCGCGCTCGAGATGGAGGCGGAGGGCGCCGGCATCGTCGACATCGGCGCGGAAAGCACGCGGCCCGGGCACACGCCGCTCACGCCGGACGAGGAGTGGCGCCGCTTGGAACCCGTCCTGGCGCGGCTTGCGGGGCAGCTCAGGGTGCCCATCTCCGTCGACACCTACCACGCCGAGACGGCCCGCCGCGCGGCCGAGTACGGCATCGCCATCGTGAACGACGTCTCCATGCTTGCCGATCCCGACATGCCCGCCGTCGTCCGCCAGTACGGCCTGCGCTACGTGCTGATGCACACGCGCCGCGAGGTGCTGCCAGGGCTGCCCGTATCCGCCATGGTGGAGGAGATCCGCCGCCCCCTCGCGCGGCTCCTCGAGGCGGGCGTGCCCGCGCGCGACATCGTGATCGATCCCGGCGTGGGCTTTGGCAAGACCCGCGAGCAGGATCTCGCCTGCCTCGCCGAGATCGGCCGGTTCAAGGCGCTCGGGCACCCGGTGCTCGTCGGCGCGAGCCGCAAGCGTGTCGTCGGCCACGCCTTGGGCGGCGTGCCGGTAGAAGAGCGGCTCGCCGGATCGCTCGCCGTCGTGGCGCACGCGTGCATGGCGGGCGTGGACGTCGTGCGCGTGCACGACGTGCGCGAGTCGGTGCGCGTGGTGCGGATGATGGAGGCGATTTTGACGCATGGCGCATCCGCTTCATGA
- the folK gene encoding 2-amino-4-hydroxy-6-hydroxymethyldihydropteridine diphosphokinase, whose product MAHPLHDAYIGAGSNVGRRIVHLGRAMEGLRPLGELAAVSSVYETAPVGYLDQGDFLNLAVHLRTPLAPHELLRALLAIEAQAGRTREIRFGPRTLDLDLLLYDDLALDTPELTLPHPRMWQRAFVMVPLAELRPDGLAPTGETWAALAARLREKGEVHEVGRFW is encoded by the coding sequence ATGGCGCATCCGCTTCATGACGCGTACATCGGGGCCGGATCGAACGTCGGGCGGCGCATCGTCCACCTGGGGCGGGCCATGGAGGGCCTGCGCCCACTCGGCGAACTGGCCGCCGTGTCGAGCGTGTACGAGACCGCGCCGGTCGGCTATCTGGACCAGGGCGACTTCCTGAACCTCGCCGTCCACCTGCGCACGCCGCTTGCGCCGCACGAGCTGCTCCGCGCGCTGCTCGCCATCGAGGCGCAGGCCGGGCGCACGCGCGAAATCCGCTTCGGCCCGCGCACGCTCGATCTCGACCTGCTCCTATACGACGACTTGGCGCTCGATACGCCAGAACTCACGCTCCCTCACCCGCGCATGTGGCAGCGGGCATTCGTCATGGTGCCGCTCGCGGAGCTTCGGCCCGACGGCCTCGCGCCAACCGGCGAGACGTGGGCGGCGCTCGCGGCGCGCCTTCGCGAGAAAGGTGAGGTGCATGAAGTTGGACGCTTTTGGTAG
- a CDS encoding helix-turn-helix transcriptional regulator has product MDAFGRRLRAFRKLKHMTQADLARALGVSVATIGGIERGTRRPSDHLIGAIASALAIDVEELWGGRGWQEAAADRRGWASLDAWPGAPDEGLLEVAQAGPHEATSEPALAVPQEAPRGASQGAPRAVPQETPWAVPQAASEAPRGASQGAPRAVPQAASEAPREARAPSPGRDRAPAHGLPPREDEGDRVR; this is encoded by the coding sequence TTGGACGCTTTTGGTAGGCGGTTGCGCGCCTTTCGCAAGTTGAAGCACATGACGCAGGCCGATCTCGCCCGCGCCCTCGGCGTGAGCGTCGCGACCATCGGCGGCATTGAGCGCGGAACGCGCCGCCCGTCGGATCACCTCATCGGCGCCATCGCGAGCGCACTCGCCATCGACGTAGAAGAGCTGTGGGGCGGGCGAGGCTGGCAAGAGGCGGCGGCGGATCGTCGGGGGTGGGCCTCGCTGGATGCGTGGCCCGGGGCACCGGACGAGGGGCTGCTCGAGGTGGCGCAGGCAGGGCCGCACGAGGCGACATCGGAGCCGGCGCTGGCCGTGCCGCAGGAGGCACCGCGAGGAGCGTCGCAGGGGGCGCCGCGGGCCGTGCCGCAGGAGACGCCGTGGGCCGTGCCGCAGGCGGCATCCGAGGCGCCGCGGGGAGCGTCGCAGGGGGCGCCGCGGGCCGTGCCGCAGGCGGCATCCGAGGCGCCACGCGAGGCGCGCGCCCCGTCTCCCGGCCGGGATCGCGCCCCGGCGCATGGTCTTCCGCCGCGCGAGGACGAGGGCGACAGGGTACGTTGA